A single genomic interval of Psychroserpens sp. NJDZ02 harbors:
- a CDS encoding glycoside hydrolase family 9 protein, producing the protein MKKQLLLTFVLLQSLIGVSQVIYSDQFNEGINNCSSSSSLSSSINNDNLQIVGDGTANDWASLGYSFHNSGSSTIINAASNPKLYIKIKAENNPQVRIDLKDTNGYVTSLTPSAITTNANYQIIEIDYNAKLEDGGYGSSCASAPCAVDASQLSGIVLYFNPGTGQYNGTVAIEWLSIGEPLEQITDYDVRYNQLGYFVGRNKIINIASLNNFSPKNFTILNDNNVIVLSGVTNTPDYWDDSGEYIAKVDLTSMDTPGTYTFQTDEIEVLFNIGVDIYESISEASLKYFYYNRASTSISSTYGGEYARNIGHEDTQIYVHSSAASPTRPTGTIISSPKGWYDAGDYNKYIVNSGVSTYTLLAAFEHYESYYTSKAFNIPETGNNLPDILDEIKWNLDWMLTMQEPSDGGVYHKLTTLNFSGTQMPEDSNSDRYVVQKSTAATLNFAAVMAMASRIYSNFDTEIPGYSATLLNAAQEAYTWAIANPNILFSNPDDVSTGEYGDYDISDEFQWAAVELFITTSDVQYKNDINLSTIGNGYPSWQYADPSALISIMFHEALLSPDIDTNTASNLLLSFADDLKTTVESSVMNTTMGHYNWDYTWGSNSTAANQVLILIRGYEITNDQSYLDAAYTAMDYLLGRNGTGYCYVTGFGEKSTSDPHHRISEADGIINPIPGMLAGGPHTGQQDASGCSEAYPSNFNAASYLDNSCSYASNEVAINWNAPLAYTLNALQYYQNKNDNTLSTTGFNNQKETIRMYPNPTNNGIISFSTNEAVNYIKVFDLNGKQIITINAITNNTIDLGNIKQGLYFINFYTSEGVFYKKLIKN; encoded by the coding sequence ATGAAAAAACAACTATTACTAACATTCGTATTACTTCAGTCTTTAATTGGTGTATCACAAGTTATTTATAGCGATCAATTTAATGAAGGAATCAATAACTGCTCCTCCTCTTCCTCGTTATCATCTTCAATTAATAACGATAATCTACAAATAGTAGGAGACGGTACTGCTAATGATTGGGCTAGCTTAGGCTATTCGTTTCATAACTCTGGAAGCAGTACAATTATAAATGCGGCCTCAAATCCAAAATTATATATCAAAATTAAAGCTGAAAACAATCCGCAGGTTAGAATAGATTTAAAAGACACCAATGGCTATGTAACAAGCCTAACCCCTTCTGCAATTACAACAAATGCCAATTATCAAATCATTGAGATTGATTACAATGCCAAACTTGAAGATGGCGGATATGGTAGTTCTTGTGCTTCCGCTCCATGCGCTGTTGATGCTTCACAATTATCAGGAATTGTACTTTATTTCAATCCAGGTACAGGACAATACAATGGAACCGTAGCTATAGAATGGTTATCTATTGGAGAACCATTGGAGCAAATAACCGATTATGATGTTAGATACAATCAGTTGGGCTATTTTGTAGGGAGAAACAAAATTATTAATATCGCCTCTTTAAACAATTTTTCACCTAAAAACTTTACTATATTAAATGATAATAACGTAATTGTTTTGAGTGGTGTTACAAACACACCAGACTACTGGGATGATTCGGGTGAATATATAGCAAAGGTAGATCTCACATCAATGGATACCCCAGGGACTTACACCTTCCAAACAGATGAGATAGAGGTTTTATTTAATATAGGAGTAGATATCTATGAATCCATATCTGAAGCATCTTTGAAGTATTTCTATTATAACAGAGCTTCCACATCAATATCATCTACTTATGGAGGTGAATATGCTAGAAACATAGGACATGAAGATACTCAAATCTATGTTCATAGTTCCGCTGCTTCTCCAACACGACCTACAGGAACAATAATCTCTTCTCCAAAAGGATGGTATGATGCAGGTGACTACAACAAATACATTGTTAATAGTGGTGTTTCTACTTACACCCTTTTAGCTGCATTTGAACATTATGAGTCCTATTATACATCAAAAGCATTCAATATTCCTGAAACAGGTAATAACTTACCAGATATATTAGATGAAATTAAATGGAATTTAGACTGGATGTTAACCATGCAAGAACCTTCAGATGGTGGTGTTTACCATAAACTTACGACTTTAAATTTTTCTGGTACTCAAATGCCTGAAGATTCAAATTCAGATAGATATGTAGTACAAAAAAGTACGGCTGCCACATTAAATTTTGCTGCCGTAATGGCTATGGCTTCAAGAATCTATTCAAATTTTGACACAGAAATACCAGGCTATAGTGCAACGTTGTTAAATGCTGCGCAGGAAGCCTACACTTGGGCTATAGCAAACCCAAACATTCTGTTTTCTAACCCTGATGATGTTTCTACAGGAGAATATGGAGATTACGATATTAGTGACGAGTTTCAATGGGCAGCTGTGGAGTTATTTATCACAACTAGTGATGTACAATACAAAAATGACATCAATTTAAGCACCATAGGTAATGGTTATCCAAGTTGGCAATATGCAGATCCTTCAGCCTTAATTTCAATAATGTTTCATGAAGCATTGTTGTCTCCAGACATTGATACAAACACAGCTAGTAACTTATTATTAAGCTTTGCTGATGATTTAAAAACAACAGTTGAATCTTCTGTAATGAATACTACTATGGGACACTATAATTGGGATTATACTTGGGGTAGTAACAGTACTGCTGCCAATCAAGTTTTAATTCTAATTAGAGGATACGAAATAACCAATGACCAATCTTACTTAGATGCTGCCTACACAGCGATGGATTATTTATTAGGCAGAAATGGAACAGGTTATTGCTATGTTACTGGTTTTGGAGAAAAGTCAACATCGGATCCTCATCACAGAATTTCTGAAGCCGATGGAATCATCAATCCAATACCTGGTATGTTAGCTGGGGGACCTCATACAGGCCAACAAGATGCCTCGGGCTGTAGCGAAGCTTACCCAAGTAACTTCAATGCCGCTTCATATTTAGACAACTCGTGTTCTTATGCCTCTAATGAAGTAGCTATAAACTGGAATGCCCCCTTAGCTTACACCCTTAATGCATTACAATATTATCAAAATAAAAACGACAACACTTTAAGTACTACTGGGTTTAATAACCAAAAAGAAACCATCCGTATGTATCCAAATCCTACCAATAATGGGATTATAAGTTTCAGTACAAATGAAGCTGTTAATTACATTAAAGTTTTTGACCTAAACGGAAAACAAATTATTACAATTAACGCCATAACAAACAACACTATTGATCTAGGTAATATTAAACAAGGTTTATACTTTATAAACTTTTATACTTCCGAAGGTGTTTTTTATAAAAAATTAATAAAAAACTAA
- a CDS encoding oxidoreductase: MSKDKKVWFITGVSSGLGKQLAKEVLSQGQIVVGTFRKQDQVEAFNNENPGNSFGVLIDVASTEMIIEGIKTVFDKFGKIDVVVNNAGYGIMGSVEEISDEEVRRQFEVNVFGVLTTIRAVLPEMRKQRSGHIINITSIAGRIGSQGLGIYNGSKFALEGIGEALAAELKPLNIKVTNVEPGPFRTEWAGSSAAYDNTEIEDYESTVGERIRGLQALSGNQPGNPEKAAQAIYKLAQLEEAPVHLPLGKIAYEVFDKVNNGLIEELAKFESLGKDCDFE; encoded by the coding sequence ATGAGTAAAGACAAAAAAGTATGGTTTATTACTGGTGTATCATCAGGATTAGGTAAACAGTTAGCTAAAGAAGTATTATCACAAGGACAAATCGTGGTAGGGACTTTTAGAAAACAAGACCAAGTAGAAGCATTTAACAATGAAAACCCAGGGAATTCTTTTGGAGTACTTATAGATGTTGCTTCTACAGAAATGATTATCGAAGGTATCAAAACTGTTTTTGATAAATTTGGAAAAATCGATGTCGTTGTAAATAATGCTGGTTATGGTATTATGGGGAGTGTCGAAGAAATTTCTGACGAAGAAGTAAGAAGACAATTTGAAGTTAACGTTTTTGGTGTTTTGACGACCATCAGAGCGGTATTACCTGAAATGCGTAAACAACGTTCTGGACATATTATAAATATTACATCTATTGCAGGTCGTATTGGATCTCAAGGTTTAGGAATCTACAATGGTTCTAAATTTGCTTTAGAAGGTATTGGTGAAGCTTTAGCAGCTGAATTAAAACCATTAAACATTAAAGTAACTAATGTAGAACCAGGACCATTTAGAACAGAATGGGCGGGTAGTTCTGCAGCTTACGATAATACAGAGATTGAAGATTACGAAAGTACTGTAGGAGAACGTATAAGAGGTTTACAAGCTTTAAGCGGAAACCAACCAGGAAATCCTGAAAAAGCTGCACAGGCTATATACAAATTAGCGCAATTAGAAGAAGCTCCAGTACATTTACCTTTAGGTAAAATTGCTTACGAAGTTTTTGATAAAGTAAATAACGGTTTAATCGAAGAGTTAGCTAAGTTTGAGAGCTTAGGTAAAGATTGTGATTTTGAATAG
- a CDS encoding VF530 family DNA-binding protein produces MNIDNSKPQIEKQKQSTSELVSATKSESDNNLQKPTKRIRKPATEAQLSNPFHGVKLVQVLERLVAHYGWDYLGEQVNIRCFIYNPTMKSSLGFLRKTTWAREHVEDLYLDMLDKKKAEEKTKPKM; encoded by the coding sequence ATGAACATAGATAATAGCAAACCCCAAATTGAGAAACAGAAACAATCAACATCAGAATTAGTATCTGCGACCAAATCAGAGTCGGATAACAATCTGCAGAAACCAACTAAACGTATCAGGAAACCTGCTACTGAAGCCCAATTAAGTAATCCGTTTCACGGGGTAAAATTAGTGCAAGTATTAGAGCGTCTAGTAGCACATTATGGTTGGGATTATCTTGGGGAGCAGGTTAACATTAGATGTTTTATATATAATCCTACCATGAAATCAAGTCTTGGTTTTTTAAGAAAAACCACTTGGGCGAGAGAGCATGTAGAGGACCTATATTTAGATATGTTAGATAAAAAAAAAGCAGAAGAAAAAACTAAGCCTAAAATGTAG
- a CDS encoding tetratricopeptide repeat protein, which yields MKYKIQVLLISLLYIPCIYSQNPCFDEETIKVYKESKKEDHKESLEWLFKASKVNHGHAIHQLGLYYVQGSNLDYKKAYAYFEKSAYLGIHNSMRSLGIMNEDGEGREIDFVKAYAWYRLAGDFIPTHWDEWYMPRSKIRMFKSMAPKLANKMTEKEIRSGDKLYNKIKSKINCNFNSWLEESDYFIEKKKPEQDIKIPNSQLQEIIELALNLPELQMYYHIDQAPKRLPLKIKEFDKINEKNLKGIKMFGKNILFLKDREIKEKRISDYITVSKWTYSKNKLNLILKYPIEGIIIIYNLERKDLEWTIVSSQIRESKSQ from the coding sequence ATGAAATATAAAATACAAGTACTATTAATTTCACTATTATATATTCCATGTATATACAGTCAAAACCCTTGTTTTGATGAAGAAACAATTAAAGTTTATAAAGAATCAAAAAAAGAAGACCATAAAGAATCTTTAGAATGGCTTTTTAAAGCCTCAAAAGTTAATCACGGTCATGCAATCCATCAACTAGGCCTGTATTATGTTCAAGGCAGTAATCTTGACTACAAAAAGGCATATGCCTATTTTGAGAAATCGGCATATCTTGGTATTCATAATTCTATGAGAAGTTTAGGTATTATGAATGAAGATGGTGAAGGTAGAGAAATTGATTTTGTTAAGGCTTATGCTTGGTATCGACTTGCTGGAGATTTTATACCAACACATTGGGATGAATGGTATATGCCAAGATCAAAAATAAGAATGTTTAAAAGTATGGCTCCAAAATTGGCAAATAAAATGACCGAAAAAGAAATCAGATCTGGAGACAAACTTTATAATAAAATCAAATCTAAAATTAATTGTAACTTTAATTCGTGGTTAGAAGAATCTGATTATTTTATTGAGAAAAAAAAACCTGAACAAGATATAAAAATACCTAATAGTCAATTACAAGAAATAATTGAACTAGCGTTAAACCTACCTGAATTACAGATGTATTATCATATTGATCAGGCACCTAAAAGACTACCTCTAAAAATTAAAGAGTTTGATAAGATTAATGAAAAAAACTTAAAGGGAATTAAAATGTTTGGAAAAAACATTCTCTTTTTAAAAGACAGAGAAATAAAAGAAAAAAGAATATCCGATTACATTACCGTGAGTAAATGGACTTATTCCAAAAACAAATTAAACCTTATATTAAAATATCCGATTGAAGGTATTATAATAATTTACAATTTAGAACGAAAAGATTTAGAATGGACCATTGTTTCTTCACAAATAAGAGAGTCGAAGTCTCAGTAA
- a CDS encoding ankyrin repeat domain-containing protein: MKDINTLFESIKNKDTATLKAVLNANPKLAESKDQRGFTALILASYFDNEAATKILIEHNAPINAKDASGNTALIGVSFKGNVGFAQYLIKNGADLNAINANGTTALTFATQYNKVDIVKLLLEHNADTTVKDNDGKTALDYAEAKEFTEIIGLLG; this comes from the coding sequence ATGAAAGACATAAATACACTTTTTGAAAGTATAAAAAATAAAGATACTGCCACTTTAAAAGCAGTGTTAAATGCTAATCCTAAATTGGCAGAATCTAAAGATCAACGCGGTTTTACAGCTTTAATTTTAGCGAGTTATTTTGATAATGAAGCAGCAACTAAAATTTTGATAGAACATAATGCGCCTATTAACGCCAAAGATGCCTCAGGTAATACTGCTCTGATTGGTGTTAGTTTTAAAGGAAATGTAGGATTTGCTCAATATTTAATTAAAAATGGTGCCGATTTAAATGCAATCAATGCCAACGGAACCACTGCCTTGACCTTTGCTACACAATATAATAAAGTCGACATAGTTAAACTGCTTTTAGAGCATAATGCCGATACTACCGTTAAAGATAACGATGGTAAGACGGCTTTGGATTACGCTGAAGCGAAAGAGTTTACTGAAATTATTGGGCTTTTGGGATAG
- the katG gene encoding catalase/peroxidase HPI, with protein MDHTTNGDASKCPFMQGAITTTEKTVTDWWPNTLNLDILHQQDTKTNPLGADFDYHEELKKLDVAGLKKDVHDFMTDSQDWWPADWGHYGGLMIRMAWHAAGSYRLPDGRGGGGTGNQRFAPLNSWPDNVSLDKARRLLWPIKKKYGNKVSWADLIILAGTIAYESMGLKTYGFAFGRIDIWHPEKDVYWGAEKEWLAPSDERYANVENPETMENPLASVQMGLIYVNPEGVNGKSDPLKTALQVRETFKRMAMNDEETVALTAGGHTVGKAHGNGDASILGPEPESAGVEEQGLGWSNPTKSGKGRYTVTSGIEGAWTTHPTKWDNGFFEMLYNHEWELRKSPAGATQWEPVTIKDEDKPVDVEDLTTRLNPMMTDADMAMRMDPIYNEISLRFKDDFEAFSDTFARAWFKLTHRDMGPKDRWFGPDVPQEDLIWQDPIPKGTKDYDVDAVKSKIESTDLTISELVSTAWDSARTYRGSDFRGGADGARIRLEPQNKWEGNEPAQLQKVLAVLEPIAVTFGISLADTIVLAGNVGVEKAIKNAGLAVNVPFTPGRGDASQDMTDVASFEALEPLADGFRNYQKKEYVVSPEEMLLDKTQLLGLTAVEMTVLVGGMRVMGTNYSGTKHGVLTENEGALTNDFFVNLTDMIYEWKSIDNGIYEIKNRKTGAVKFTATRVDLVFGSNSILRSYAEVYAQDDNKERFVTDFVAAWTKVMNANRFDI; from the coding sequence ATGGATCATACTACTAACGGAGATGCAAGCAAGTGCCCTTTTATGCAAGGTGCAATTACTACTACAGAGAAAACAGTCACAGATTGGTGGCCAAACACACTAAATTTAGATATTTTACACCAACAGGACACTAAAACAAATCCACTTGGTGCTGATTTTGATTACCATGAGGAATTAAAAAAACTGGATGTAGCAGGTCTTAAGAAGGATGTACACGATTTTATGACAGACAGTCAAGATTGGTGGCCTGCAGATTGGGGACACTATGGCGGCTTAATGATTAGAATGGCATGGCATGCAGCAGGATCATATAGATTACCAGACGGACGTGGTGGTGGTGGTACAGGTAACCAGCGTTTTGCGCCATTAAATTCTTGGCCAGATAATGTCAGTTTAGATAAGGCGAGACGTTTATTATGGCCAATTAAGAAAAAATACGGAAATAAAGTAAGTTGGGCCGATTTAATTATTTTGGCAGGAACAATTGCTTACGAAAGTATGGGGTTAAAAACTTACGGTTTTGCGTTTGGACGTATAGATATTTGGCATCCAGAAAAAGACGTGTATTGGGGAGCGGAAAAAGAATGGTTAGCACCTAGTGACGAGCGTTATGCTAATGTTGAGAATCCTGAAACTATGGAAAATCCATTAGCCTCTGTACAAATGGGATTAATTTACGTTAACCCAGAAGGTGTCAATGGTAAATCAGATCCTTTAAAAACAGCATTACAAGTTAGAGAAACATTCAAGCGTATGGCGATGAATGATGAAGAAACTGTCGCTTTAACTGCAGGTGGACATACTGTTGGTAAAGCACACGGAAATGGAGATGCCAGTATTTTAGGGCCAGAGCCAGAAAGTGCGGGAGTGGAAGAGCAAGGTTTAGGTTGGTCTAATCCAACAAAATCAGGTAAAGGAAGATATACTGTTACTAGTGGTATAGAAGGTGCTTGGACAACGCATCCAACAAAATGGGATAATGGTTTTTTCGAAATGTTATATAACCATGAGTGGGAATTACGTAAAAGTCCTGCAGGAGCTACACAGTGGGAACCTGTAACTATTAAAGATGAAGATAAACCTGTAGATGTTGAAGATTTAACAACAAGGTTAAATCCAATGATGACTGATGCGGATATGGCCATGAGAATGGATCCTATTTATAACGAGATTTCATTACGTTTTAAAGATGATTTTGAGGCGTTTTCAGATACTTTTGCTCGTGCTTGGTTTAAATTAACGCATCGTGATATGGGGCCAAAAGACCGTTGGTTTGGTCCAGATGTGCCACAAGAAGATTTAATTTGGCAAGATCCAATTCCTAAAGGAACTAAGGATTATGATGTTGATGCTGTAAAAAGCAAAATTGAAAGTACAGATTTAACTATTTCAGAATTAGTCTCTACAGCTTGGGATAGTGCAAGAACATATAGAGGCTCAGATTTTAGAGGTGGTGCTGATGGCGCACGTATACGTTTAGAGCCTCAAAATAAATGGGAAGGTAATGAGCCAGCACAATTACAAAAGGTATTAGCTGTATTAGAGCCAATTGCTGTAACATTTGGAATTAGTCTTGCGGATACTATTGTATTAGCAGGTAATGTTGGTGTCGAGAAGGCAATCAAAAATGCAGGTTTGGCTGTAAATGTTCCTTTTACTCCAGGTAGAGGTGATGCATCACAAGATATGACGGATGTTGCGTCTTTTGAAGCTTTAGAACCTTTAGCAGATGGTTTTAGAAATTATCAGAAAAAAGAATATGTTGTTAGTCCAGAAGAAATGTTATTAGACAAAACACAATTGCTTGGCTTAACAGCTGTAGAAATGACCGTTTTAGTTGGAGGAATGCGTGTTATGGGTACTAATTATAGTGGGACTAAACATGGCGTGCTAACAGAAAATGAAGGGGCTTTAACTAACGATTTCTTTGTAAACCTTACTGATATGATTTATGAATGGAAATCTATAGATAACGGTATTTATGAAATTAAAAATCGTAAAACTGGAGCTGTTAAATTTACAGCAACTCGTGTAGATTTAGTATTTGGTTCTAACTCTATATTGCGCTCTTATGCAGAAGTGTATGCACAAGACGATAATAAAGAAAGATTTGTAACAGATTTTGTTGCAGCTTGGACAAAAGTGATGAACGCTAATAGGTTTGATATATAA
- the tpx gene encoding thiol peroxidase, producing MAKITLGGTPVETIGNLPEIGAQAPDFTLTASDLSTHKLSDFKGQKVVLNIFPSVDTGTCATSVRSFNKEAAEIKNTKVLCISRDLPFAQARFCGAEGIDNVVMLSDFKTGQFGKDYGLEFASGPFEGLDSRCVVVLDENGVVKYTEQVQEVADEPNYKAALDVL from the coding sequence ATGGCTAAAATAACATTAGGCGGTACACCTGTCGAAACAATAGGGAATCTTCCAGAAATTGGAGCACAAGCTCCTGACTTTACTTTAACTGCAAGTGATTTATCTACACATAAATTATCAGATTTTAAAGGTCAAAAGGTCGTTTTAAATATCTTTCCAAGTGTCGATACCGGCACGTGCGCTACCTCTGTACGTTCTTTTAATAAAGAAGCAGCAGAAATAAAAAACACTAAAGTATTATGTATCTCAAGAGATTTACCATTTGCACAAGCGCGTTTTTGTGGTGCAGAAGGTATTGATAATGTGGTAATGTTATCCGATTTTAAAACAGGACAATTTGGTAAAGACTACGGTTTAGAGTTTGCTTCAGGTCCTTTTGAAGGATTAGATTCTAGATGCGTTGTTGTCTTAGACGAAAATGGGGTTGTAAAATATACAGAACAAGTACAAGAAGTTGCTGATGAGCCAAATTATAAAGCGGCATTAGACGTATTATAA
- a CDS encoding diacylglycerol kinase, which yields MSKKEPFIINRLKSVGYAFKGMLLLLKTEASIKIQFCIAIIMTIGGFYFEISSTEWIMQCFAIGLVMSVEGVNTAIEAIADFIHPEHHEKIGFIKDIAAGAVFIASIAASIIGCIIYIPKAF from the coding sequence ATGAGTAAAAAGGAACCTTTTATAATCAATCGTTTAAAAAGTGTAGGGTATGCCTTTAAAGGCATGCTCTTACTTTTAAAGACCGAAGCTAGTATAAAAATTCAATTTTGTATTGCTATCATCATGACCATTGGTGGTTTCTATTTCGAGATTTCTTCAACGGAATGGATTATGCAATGCTTTGCGATAGGACTAGTCATGAGCGTGGAAGGTGTTAATACTGCTATTGAAGCTATTGCGGATTTTATTCATCCAGAACATCACGAAAAAATTGGATTTATTAAAGACATTGCAGCAGGTGCTGTTTTTATTGCATCTATAGCCGCTTCTATTATTGGATGTATTATTTATATTCCAAAGGCATTTTAA